The proteins below are encoded in one region of Oreochromis niloticus isolate F11D_XX linkage group LG6, O_niloticus_UMD_NMBU, whole genome shotgun sequence:
- the LOC102075943 gene encoding ecto-ADP-ribosyltransferase 4 isoform X2: MCSLLLSLLQGFLALCRRLRGQKMENRRKVLVAIIFTAACSKETRLLGFLNNTDVVDDQYNGCRDEAMKKFIESGVLKQELSNSKGFQKAWNKSNECSKQIPGGRKEHTAALSVYLKGDRPFIQTLNKAIETMGGNVSIYENHFHFKSLHFLLMDSMRLLKPKECKNFYVFQDGQNQPQKGSTVRFTSFTLAYSDYEELKRLEDVDENMILHLTSCFFVNLKDYVCGQELDEILLSPAEVFTVEQVETKTTSDDDKYLEIVLKQSGLKSSHNCYIFSRSPPAVVSTLFLVLVFAALSLSV; this comes from the exons ATGTGCTCTTTGCTGCTCTCCTTGCTCCAG GGCTTTCTTGCACTCTGTAGAAGACTAAGAGGCCAAAAAATggagaacagaagaaaagtgcTTGTTGCAATAATTTTCACAGCTGCCTGCAGCAAA GAAACAAGACTACTGGGTTTTCTAAATAACACAGATGTTGTAGATGACCAGTACAATGGATGCCGTGATGAGGCCATGAAGAAGTTCATCGAGTCAGGCGTGTTAAAACAAGAACTAAGCAACAGTAAAGGATTTCAGAAAGCGTGGAATAAAAGTAACGAGTGCTCAAAGCAGATCCCTGGAGGAAGAAAAGAGCATACTGCTGCACTTTCAGTCTATCTTAAAGGAGATCGACCCTTCATACAAACACTGAACAAAGCAATAGAGACAATGGGTGGAAATGTTAGCATCTATGAAAACCACTTCCACTTCAAGTCTCTTCATTTCCTGCTGATGGACTCCATGAGGCTGCTGAAGCCAAAGGAGTGCAAGaacttttatgtttttcaagATGGTCAAAACCAACCACAGAAAGGCTCCACAGTGAGATTTACAAGTTTCACCTTAGCTTATTCAGACTATGAAGAGCTAAAGAGACTTGAAGATGTCGATGAGAATATGATTTTACATCTCACTTCTTGTTTCTTTGTCAACCTGAAAGACTATGTGTGCGGCCAAGAACTGGATGAAATACTCTTATCTCCAGCAGAAGTTTTCACTGTGGAACAAGTGGAGACAAAAACTACATCGGATGATGACAAATACCTTGAGATTGTTTTGAAACAGTCAGGGTTGAAAAGCTCCCACAACTGTTACATCTTTTCACG GTCTCCTCCAGCTGTTGTCTCCACCCTGTTTCTTGTATTAGTGTTTGCAGCCTTATCCTTATCTGTTTAG
- the LOC102075943 gene encoding ecto-ADP-ribosyltransferase 4 isoform X1 has translation MCSLLLSLLQGFLALCRRLRGQKMENRRKVLVAIIFTAACSKVSAQETRLLGFLNNTDVVDDQYNGCRDEAMKKFIESGVLKQELSNSKGFQKAWNKSNECSKQIPGGRKEHTAALSVYLKGDRPFIQTLNKAIETMGGNVSIYENHFHFKSLHFLLMDSMRLLKPKECKNFYVFQDGQNQPQKGSTVRFTSFTLAYSDYEELKRLEDVDENMILHLTSCFFVNLKDYVCGQELDEILLSPAEVFTVEQVETKTTSDDDKYLEIVLKQSGLKSSHNCYIFSRSPPAVVSTLFLVLVFAALSLSV, from the exons ATGTGCTCTTTGCTGCTCTCCTTGCTCCAG GGCTTTCTTGCACTCTGTAGAAGACTAAGAGGCCAAAAAATggagaacagaagaaaagtgcTTGTTGCAATAATTTTCACAGCTGCCTGCAGCAAA GTGTCTGCACAGGAAACAAGACTACTGGGTTTTCTAAATAACACAGATGTTGTAGATGACCAGTACAATGGATGCCGTGATGAGGCCATGAAGAAGTTCATCGAGTCAGGCGTGTTAAAACAAGAACTAAGCAACAGTAAAGGATTTCAGAAAGCGTGGAATAAAAGTAACGAGTGCTCAAAGCAGATCCCTGGAGGAAGAAAAGAGCATACTGCTGCACTTTCAGTCTATCTTAAAGGAGATCGACCCTTCATACAAACACTGAACAAAGCAATAGAGACAATGGGTGGAAATGTTAGCATCTATGAAAACCACTTCCACTTCAAGTCTCTTCATTTCCTGCTGATGGACTCCATGAGGCTGCTGAAGCCAAAGGAGTGCAAGaacttttatgtttttcaagATGGTCAAAACCAACCACAGAAAGGCTCCACAGTGAGATTTACAAGTTTCACCTTAGCTTATTCAGACTATGAAGAGCTAAAGAGACTTGAAGATGTCGATGAGAATATGATTTTACATCTCACTTCTTGTTTCTTTGTCAACCTGAAAGACTATGTGTGCGGCCAAGAACTGGATGAAATACTCTTATCTCCAGCAGAAGTTTTCACTGTGGAACAAGTGGAGACAAAAACTACATCGGATGATGACAAATACCTTGAGATTGTTTTGAAACAGTCAGGGTTGAAAAGCTCCCACAACTGTTACATCTTTTCACG GTCTCCTCCAGCTGTTGTCTCCACCCTGTTTCTTGTATTAGTGTTTGCAGCCTTATCCTTATCTGTTTAG